The Puntigrus tetrazona isolate hp1 chromosome 3, ASM1883169v1, whole genome shotgun sequence genome contains a region encoding:
- the LOC122329958 gene encoding serine/threonine-protein kinase PLK4-like, with translation MGNKLSALKEHGYSLVSEEENKVLVKNEGGEQFVIKKLNDNQEESMFLSRLDHPHIVQHKEFIRVSGCLYLVLEHCEGGDLAQKIQKKRTDIMTFSENEILGWIVKICMALKYLHDQQILHKHLKPKSIFFTTFGTIRLGEFGVVHQRSTEDQVAENTPSSYIAPEILNGQPYDEKTEVWMLGCVIYELCMLESAFPATFTVETVTKVLTSSYKALPETFSEDLRQLVTDILQTNPANRPSASEILTRPFIILYLREKNMQTIKSLYRTLEELRALADDLEKVHFKTTVGSLTGGVLGLAGGITSIAGLILSPFTLGASLIVTGVGIGAAVAGGVTAGASNITNMVNQKTNRQKIKTLIKEFQEKFSSTVCCIQNIQTAVETLQQWSTSDDSFSNASPGANAGARLGRGLGGIPEILRLIEVVNVGKVAAQAARAVRLAEAATGVLSALFVAVDVFFVFLDSREIHNIRQDYAQRENQRESESPSNQTAGSTDQGPNNSETTNLLPSDAQQAEELKSETMKFVTKIKDMTEELQKILDTLRDALQPN, from the exons ATGGGCAACAAGCTGTCAGCTCTGAAAGAACACGGCTACTCTCTAGTGAGCGAAGAGGAGAATAAGGTCCTGGTGAAAAATGAAGGCGGTGAACAGTTTgtcattaaaaagttaaacgATAACCAG GAGGAATCAATGTTTCTCTCCCGTCTCGATCACCCACACATTGTCCAGCACAAGGAATTTATCAGAG TTTCGGGCTGTTTGTATCTTGTGCTGGAGCACTGTGAAGGTGGAGATCTCGCTCAGAAAATCCAAAAGAAAAGGACGGATATCATGACGTTTTCTGAGAATGAG ATTCTGGGCTGGATTGTGAAGATCTGCATGGCTCTAAAGTACCTGCATGATCAACAGATTCTGCATAAACACCTGAAACCCAAG AGTATATTCTTCACTACATTTGGAACCATCCGTCTTGGAGAGTTTGGAGTGGTCCATCAACg GTCCACTGAAGATCAAGTAGCAGAAAATACACCTTCTTCATATATCGCACCTGAGATTTTGAACGGCCAACCTTATGATGaaaaaac TGAAGTCTGGATGTTGGGGTGTGTCATCTATGAGCTGTGCATGCTGGAGAGTGCG TTCCCTGCAACATTCACAGTTGAGACTGTTACAAAGGTACTCACATCCTCTTATAAAGCTCTTCCTGAGACTTTCTCTGAGGATCTTCGCCAACTGGTAACAGACATACTTCAGACCAATCCTGCAAATCGCCCATCTGCCAGTGAGATCTTGACCAGACCTTTTATCATTCTCTATCTCCGTGAAAAG aacATGCAAACTATTAAGTCCCTTTATAGGACACTAGAGGAACTGAGAGCCCTGGCTGACGATTTGGAAAAAGTCCATTTCAAAACAACTGTAGGCAGCCTCACCGGAGGTGTCCTAGGACTGGCTGGAGGAATCACATCCATAGCTGGACTTATTCTCTCTCCATTCACTCTGGGAGCATCTCTGATAGTAACTGGTGTGGGAATCGGTGCGGCAGTGGCTGGAGGAGTAACAGCTGGCGCCAGCAATATAACAAACATGGTTAACCAGAAAACCAATCGGCAAAAGATCAAAACGCTCATAAAAGAGTTCCAAGAAAAATTCAGTTCCACAGTTTGCTGCATCCAAAACATCCAGACAGCCGTGGAAACTTTACAGCAGTGGTCCACAAGTGATGACTCATTTTCCAATGCAAGCCCCGGTGCAAACGCTGGAGCTCGACTCGGGCGAGGACTGGGAGGAATCCCGGAGATTCTCCGTCTAATTGAAGTTGTAAATGTAGGAAAGGTCGCAGCTCAGGCTGCGAGAGCCGTTCGTTTGGCTGAAGCAGCTACTGGAGTCTTGTCTGCACTCTTTGTAGCTGTTGAtgtcttctttgtttttctggaCTCCAGGGAAATCCACAACATCCGCCAAGATTACGCACAAAGAGAGAACCAACGAGAATCAGAATCCCCAAGCAACCAAACCGCTGGGTCGACCGACCAGGGGCCAAACAACAGTGAGACAACGAACCTGCTGCCTTCAGATGCTCAGCAGGCAGAAGAGCTGAAGTCTGAGACCATGAAGtttgtgacaaaaataaagGATATGACAGAGGAGCTTCAGAAAATTCTGGATACACTTCGAGATGCGCTGCAGCCAAACTGA